In Arvicanthis niloticus isolate mArvNil1 chromosome 4, mArvNil1.pat.X, whole genome shotgun sequence, a single window of DNA contains:
- the LOC117707875 gene encoding KH homology domain-containing protein 1B-like → MSDPRRDAWWNVPDNFHYPLMFYMEEDQEDYIFGPEDEYLRTLEVHSSTLIQLERWFTSSGQTRVTVVGPLKARLWVMNMIRKVGSQDTFNQAKGNVMLQRIRSHPLTQQDLEFHLEAGSSLWFTRMSSMEVPPSLRFPLTVVSLFWGSLQILCIHNFADLLW, encoded by the coding sequence ATGAGTGACCCACGCAGGGACGCATGGTGGAATGTGCCTGACAACTTCCACTACCCACTAATGTTTTACATGGAAGAGGACCAGGAAGACTACATATTTGGTCCTGAGGACGAATACCTTCGCACCCTGGAGGTCCACAGCAGCACCCTCattcagctggagagatggttcacatCCTCAGGCCAAACCCGAGTCACTGTGGTGGGACCACTTAAAGCCAGGTTGTGGGTGATGAACATGATCAGAAAAGTGGGAAGTCAGGACACTTTCAATCAAGCTAAAGGCAATGTGATGCTGCAACGGATCCGGAGTCATCCTCTGACACAGCAAGACCTGGAGTTTCATTTAGAAGCAGGGAGCAGTCTTTGGTTTACCAGAATGAGTTCCATGGAAGTTCCTCCTTCCTTGAGGtttcctttgacagttgtgtcgtTGTTTTGgggttctcttcaaattctttgtaTTCATAACTTCGCAGATCTCCTTTGGTAA